In Nocardioides bizhenqiangii, the DNA window GTGCCGTCGGTGGTCTCACCACGCGTCAGATCGCGGCCGGACTGCTCGTGCCGGAAGCCACCGCGGCGCAACGAATCAGTCGGGCCAAGGCCACTCTGCGCAGTGCCGGCGCACGATTCGGACCAGTGCCCCCCGAGCAGCTGCCCGCCCGGCTCCATGCCGTCCGGCACGTCCTGCACCTGATCTTCACGACGGGGTCTTCGCTGCCGTCCGGCTCCACGGTCATCGACCGGACCATGACGGACGACGCGATCCGCATCACCGAGAGGCTCCATCGCGCAGTGCCCCGCGACCCGGACACCGCCGGGCTCCTGGCGCTCATGCTCCTGGTCGACGCGCGCGCCTCCACCCGCGTCGTCGACGGCCGACTCATCCCCCTGGCGCAACAGGATCGGAACGCGTGGGACCACTCCCAGATCGGCCGTGCGGTCCGGCTCCTCGAGGATGCGCTGCCCCGCGGGCCCGTCGGACCGTTCCAGCTGCAGGCCGCCATCGCCGCCGTGCACGCCACCGCGCCCGCGTTCGCGGAGACCGACTGGCCCCAGGTGCTCGAGCTCTACCGGATGCTCCTGGCCGTCGCGCCCAATCCGGCCGCCGAGCTCGGCGCGGCCATCGCTCTCAGCGAGGTCGAGGGCCCCGAAGCCGGCCTGGCCGCGCTCGAGCCACTCGCGGCGGCCCGCCCGCGAGACCATCGCGTCATCGCCGCTCGCGCCCACCTGCTCGAAGCCCTGGGCCGGCCCGATGCCGTCGCCGACTTCCGGCAGGCAGCCGCACTCACCGACTCCATCCCCGAGCAGAACTACCTCAACGCCAAAGCCGGCCCCCGCTGAGTGTCAGATCAGGCCGACGCGCACGGCGTGCACGACCGCCTCGATCGAGGACTCCACTCCGATCTCGTCCGCGATGGCGCGCAGCCGACGTCGTACCGTGCGCTCCGAGACGCCCACCCGGCGCGCGATCGCGTCGGTGGTGTGGCCGCGCGACAGCAGCCGCAGGATCTCGATGTCGAGGTCGCCCGGCCGCCACCCGGGCTGGTCGCACCCTCTCCTGCGCCGCTGGTCGATCACTGTTGCTCGATCTCCCCGACGACGATCACGTGCAGCACCCGAGGTCCGTGTACCCCCTCCACCCGGTCGAGCTCGATGTCGCTGGTCGCGCTCGGGCCGCTGATCCAGGTGAGTGGCCGGCCGGGGTCGAGGGCGGCGACGGCGTCCGGCACGTCCGCGACGACCTGGTCGGCTCGGACCACGCACACGTGGCGGTCCGGCACCAGGGTCAGCGCGCGCCGGCCCTGGCCCGGCGCGTGGTCGAGGACGATGGTCCCGGTCTCGGCGACGGCGACGCGGCAGCCGGTGATCACGGCGTCCACCTGGTCGAGCTCAGCCGCCGAGAGCCCGTCGTCGACCCGGACGTCGCTGAGCCGGGCGGCGACCACCTCCGGCAGCCCCGGGGGTACGACGACGCGCGCACCTGCCGGGAGCGCGGCAGCCACCGCTGCCCCGACCTCGTCGGCGGTGCAGCGCACGACCGTCGCCCGGTAGTCCGCCACCCGCTCGGCGAAGTGCGAGACCAGGTCGGCCGGCGCGGCACCTCGCGGCGCGGCCACCGGATCCGGATCGGGCTCGACATCGGTCAACGCGGACCGCACCCTGCGCAGGATCTCGTCGCGGGCGCTCATCGGTCGAGCCTCCCGTCGGTCCGCTTCCACCACGCGCGGAAGGACTCCTTCGGCGGCGTCGGCAGGTCACGGGTCGCGGTCCACCTGGCGGCGCCGAACCGGCGCCCGACCCCGATGCCCAGGCGGGTGAGCCGCTCGGCCCGCCCCAGTCGGCGACCGCCGGCGAACGTCCAGGAGGCCGACCTCATCGCGACCGCCTCGGGCTTGGGGATCCGGTCGTCGCGGTGCCCGTCGACGACCTTCGACCGCAGGTGCACCAGCACCTCGGGAATGTCGATCCGCACCGGGCACGCCTCGAAACAGGCGCCGCAGAGGGACGACGCGTAGGGCAGCGAGTCCGTCTGCGGGTCGCCGGTGCCCTTCAGCAGCGGGTTGAGGATGGCGCCGATCGGGCCGGGGTAGACCGACCCGTAGGCGTGGCCGCCGACCCGCTCGTAGACCGGGCAGACGTTGAGGCACGCCGAGCACCGGATGCAGCGCAGGGCCTGCCGGCCGACCTCGTCGGCGAGCGCCCGCGTGCGACCGTTGTCGAGAAGCACGACGTGCACCTCCTGCGGGCCGTCGCCGGGGATGACTCCGCTCCACGTAGAGGTGTAGGGGTTCATCCGCTCACCCGTGGACGACCGCGGCAACAGCCGCAGGAGCGGGTCGAGCTCGGCCCACGTCGGCACGACCTTCTCGATGCCGACCACGCTGACGAGGACGTCCGGCAGGGTGAGGCACATCCGGCCGTTGCCCTCGGACTCGACGACGACCAGGGTCCCCGTCTCGGCGACGGCGAAGTTCGCCCCCGAGACCGCCATCCGGGCGCGGAGGAACTTCTCCCGCAGGTGCGCGCGTGCCGCTGCGGCGAGCGCTGCCGGGTCGTCACTCAGCTCCGACGGTGCGGCACGTCCGACCCCGCCCATCTTGCTGCGGAAGATCTCCCGGATCTCGGCGCGGTTGCGGTGGATCGCCGGCACCAGGATGTGGCTGGGCAGGTCTCCTCCGAGCTGCACGATCAGCTCGGCGAGGTCGGTCTCCCACGCCGCGATGCCCTCAGCCTGGAGGGCCTCGTTGAGCCCGATCTCCTGGGTCACCATCGACTTGACCTTGACGACCTCGTCGACCCTGTGACGCCGCGCGACGTCGACGACGATCCGATTGGCCTCCACCGCGTCCCGTGCCCAGTGCACGGTCGCCCCACGGTCGGTCAGCGATTCCTCCAGCTGCACCAGGTGCTGGTCGAGGCCGCGCAGCGCGCGGTCCTTCACGGCCGCGCCGGCCAGCCGCAGCTCCTCCCAGTTCTCCACCTCCGCGACGACCTGGTCGCGCTTCCCGCGGATGGTCGCGGTCGCGTGGCCCAGGTTGTGCCGAAGCTGAGTGTCGGCGAGCGCTTCCCGCGCCGCGACGGGGAACGGTGGCATCCCGACGAAGGTGTGCGTCATCGGGCGCCTCCGGGATCGGCTTCCGTCGAGGCGAGGACCTCGGCGAGGTGCATCACCCGCACGCCCGCCTGGTTGCGGGAGAGGAGGCCGCCGATGTGCATCAGGCACGAGTTGTCACCGGCGACCAGGACCTCTGCCCCGGTCTCCCGGACGTGCCTGGCCTTGTCCGATCCCATCGCCACCGACGTGTCGGCGTTCTTCACGGCGAAGGTGCCGCCGAAGCCACAGCACTCGTCGGCGTGGGGGAGGTCGACCAGGCGGATGCCGCGCACCGCCTCCAGCAGCCGGCGCGGCCGGTCGCCGACGCCCAGCATGCGGAGCGAGTGGCAGGTGGGGTGGTAGGTCACCCGGTGCGGGAAGTACGCACCGACGTCGGTCACGCCGAGCACGTCCACGAGGAACTCACTGAGCTCGAAGGTGCGCGGCGACAGGTCGG includes these proteins:
- a CDS encoding response regulator transcription factor, producing MIDQRRRRGCDQPGWRPGDLDIEILRLLSRGHTTDAIARRVGVSERTVRRRLRAIADEIGVESSIEAVVHAVRVGLI
- a CDS encoding RNA polymerase sigma factor, producing the protein MDPAIGEVWRREAPHVLAALQRRGAALEDAEDAAQEALLAAAVQWPRDGMPTNLRGWLIRVASRRLVDAQRSEAARPRRELQTEQERAGTWSQRAHDHDDSLQMLVLCCHPALTTPSAVALTLRAVGGLTTRQIAAGLLVPEATAAQRISRAKATLRSAGARFGPVPPEQLPARLHAVRHVLHLIFTTGSSLPSGSTVIDRTMTDDAIRITERLHRAVPRDPDTAGLLALMLLVDARASTRVVDGRLIPLAQQDRNAWDHSQIGRAVRLLEDALPRGPVGPFQLQAAIAAVHATAPAFAETDWPQVLELYRMLLAVAPNPAAELGAAIALSEVEGPEAGLAALEPLAAARPRDHRVIAARAHLLEALGRPDAVADFRQAAALTDSIPEQNYLNAKAGPR
- a CDS encoding LutC/YkgG family protein encodes the protein MSARDEILRRVRSALTDVEPDPDPVAAPRGAAPADLVSHFAERVADYRATVVRCTADEVGAAVAAALPAGARVVVPPGLPEVVAARLSDVRVDDGLSAAELDQVDAVITGCRVAVAETGTIVLDHAPGQGRRALTLVPDRHVCVVRADQVVADVPDAVAALDPGRPLTWISGPSATSDIELDRVEGVHGPRVLHVIVVGEIEQQ
- a CDS encoding (Fe-S)-binding protein, coding for MVTCVNDAIYPGTGAAVVRLLRRLGVDVDFPQDQACCGQPMVNTGYLDEAVPVVRNFVDAFAGYDAVVTPSGSCAGSVRHQHGLVARRAADPVLAGAVADLSPRTFELSEFLVDVLGVTDVGAYFPHRVTYHPTCHSLRMLGVGDRPRRLLEAVRGIRLVDLPHADECCGFGGTFAVKNADTSVAMGSDKARHVRETGAEVLVAGDNSCLMHIGGLLSRNQAGVRVMHLAEVLASTEADPGGAR
- a CDS encoding lactate utilization protein B, which produces MTHTFVGMPPFPVAAREALADTQLRHNLGHATATIRGKRDQVVAEVENWEELRLAGAAVKDRALRGLDQHLVQLEESLTDRGATVHWARDAVEANRIVVDVARRHRVDEVVKVKSMVTQEIGLNEALQAEGIAAWETDLAELIVQLGGDLPSHILVPAIHRNRAEIREIFRSKMGGVGRAAPSELSDDPAALAAAARAHLREKFLRARMAVSGANFAVAETGTLVVVESEGNGRMCLTLPDVLVSVVGIEKVVPTWAELDPLLRLLPRSSTGERMNPYTSTWSGVIPGDGPQEVHVVLLDNGRTRALADEVGRQALRCIRCSACLNVCPVYERVGGHAYGSVYPGPIGAILNPLLKGTGDPQTDSLPYASSLCGACFEACPVRIDIPEVLVHLRSKVVDGHRDDRIPKPEAVAMRSASWTFAGGRRLGRAERLTRLGIGVGRRFGAARWTATRDLPTPPKESFRAWWKRTDGRLDR